CGTCTGCCGGACGACATCTGGTCGCTCCTGACCGGCCTGGACGCACTGGCCGGCCAGCTCAGCGCCCGGCGCCAGGAGAGGGGCTCGATCGACCTCGATCTGACCGAGTACGCCGTCAACGTCGACCAGGACGGGCGGGTCGTGAGCGTCTCACAGGTCGTGCGGGACCGCTCGCACCGGCTGGTCGAGGAGTTCATGCTGGCGGCCAACTGCGCCGTGGCCGAGTTCATGCGGCGGCACAGGCTGCCGGCGCTCTACCGGATCCATGAGCCGCCGCCGGAGGAGGACCTCAAGGAGTTCGCCGCCTTCCTGCGCACCGTCATGAGCCGGAAGGTCGACGTGCTGGACCGCCGCCAGCTTCAGGACCTCCTGGCCGAGGTGGCCGGCACCCATCTGGCCGAGGCGGTGAACATGCAGATGCTGCGCACGATGCAGCGCGCCGTCTACAGCCCCGACTGCCGGCCGCACTTCGCGCTGCACTTCGAGCGCTACTGCCACTTCACCTCGCCCGTGCGCCGTTACCCGGACCTGGTCGTGCACCAGATACTGGACCAGTTCCTGGCCGGCAAGCAGAGCGCCGCCTCCCTGCGCAACCGGTGGAAGGACCGCCTGCCCAACATCGCCTCGCACTGCAACGCGATGCAGGAACGGGCCGACGAGGCCGAGCGCGAGATCGTCAAGATCAAGCTCCTGCGCTACCTCGAAGACCACGCCTCCGAGGTGTTCGATGCGGTGATCACCGGGGTGCAGGAATACGGCCTGTTCGTGCGCCTGGACGACTACTCCGTCGAGGGGCTCATCAAGGTGCAGAACATCGGCGGCGACTTCTACCGCTACGACGAGCGGCGGCGGGCGCTCGTGGGCACGCGCACGGACCGTGCCTTCCGCCTGGGACAGCCCCTGCGGGTGACGGTCGAGCGCATCAACATGGCCCGGCGACAGCTTGACCTGCTCCTGGCCGAGTAGCCGTCCGGCCCGCTCAGAACTCCAGCACCGTGCCGGCGTTGACCTTCCGGTAGGTGTCCGGGAAGCGGGCGATGACCTCCGCCGTGCGCTGCGTGCAGTGGCAGGGCGCCACGAACGGGATGCCGTCCAGCGCCTCCAGCCGGTCCGAGTCATGCAGGCCGCCGAGCACCGCGTGGATCTCGCCGAACCGGCGCGCCGCCTCGATCAGCTTGTGCACGCCCGGGTGCGAACAGCCGACCACGAGCACGATCCCCTTGTCGGTCTCCAGGGCGAGGGCCTGCTCCCACGCCACGCCCTCGACCGGGCCGGTGCTGTGCATGCCGGGGGATATCTCACGCGGCTCGGTGACCTCCCGGATCGTCATCTTGCCGGCCAGCGTCCGCGCCTCCGGGCCGAAGGTGGGCAGGATGAACAGCTCGGCGCGGGTGTTGTTCGCACTGATGTAGGCCAGCCCGTCCCGGTGGTCGTCGTGGTCGTGCGAAAGGACCACCTTGTCGATCGAGTCCGGATCGACGCCGGCGTGCTCCATGTTGAACTGCAGGACTGCGGGGTCTGTGCCCGTGTCGAAGAGCACGCGCTCCTTGCCGTCGATCAGGCAGGCGAACCCCCAGTGCGCCCGGTAGCCGTCGGACGCGGTGTTGTCGTACACGATGTGCAGTCTCATGTCTTCCTCCCCGAAGAAAGGCGCCGATGGGGGCACGCTACCCGTTCGGTCGGCGTCGTGTCAACCGCAGGATAGCGGCCGAGGGCCGGTGCAGCGCAGAACGTCTTCTCAACCACGACGGCATGGCGAGCACGACGATGGGCACGGCGAACGGCCCGCGGGCCTCCCCGAATGTCATGTTGAGGCGCCTCTGCGTTGGGCGCCGAAACATCTCGCCGCTGCCCATACAACGCGGAAGCACCAAAGCCGAACCCTCCTTTCACAAATCCCAGGCCACAATCCTCAGCGTCCGAACCGAGCCCCATGTGCAGGAGGCGACACGGCGAGGTCCTTCAGGCCGCCTGAGCGGCCTTCAGGATGACACCCGAGGGGGGCTTCGCCACACGCGCCGCAGTCACGCCCCCGAATGTCATGTTGAGGCGCCTCTGCGTTGGGCGCCGTGAGGCATACTCGATTCCCAGGACTTCGTCCTGGCAGGGCAACGCAATGCGCGAGCCCACCGCGTCCGATGTTGCGGCTGACCGGCGGCTACCAGAGCAGAACGCGCATGCCTTCTTCACCATGCGGACGGCGAAGGTGTTCGAGGAGGCTGGCGAGCCGCTCGACTGCAAGACCATCGTCGAGCGCGCCTTCCAAGCCGGCTACTGGCAGTCCGACGGCACGACGCCGGCGGCTACGGTCTACAGCGCAATCCTGCGGGAGATCCAGAAGAAGGGCGACGAGGCCCGCTTCCGCAAGGCGGCGCGCGGTAGGTTTGAGTTTGCGGGATATCATCATCCGTCTCCCAAAGCCCCGGCCGCCTGCCCGCCACACGAACGGCGGGCAAGGGTCGGGGCTTCTTCTTCGGGGGCTCCTGCCAAACAAAAAGCCCGACGCGCGGAAAGCGGTTGTCACCGCGCCATCGGGCTTGACCATTTGATGCCTGAGGCCATATCCGTCAGGCTTGATTCGTCAACGCTTTGCAGGCGAGCAGCATACGGGCAGGCGGCGGGGCAGTGCTCCCGCACTTGGGCTGACCGCTGATTCGCTTGCTGAATCTAATGCGTTGGCTCATCAAAGCTGAACTGAACCCGGTACCTCATAAGTTTCAGATTCGGGATCGCTGTTGCAGCACAACGGATAGGCTCCGGGAAGTCACTGGCAATGAGTATCCCACGCACTTGCCCCTTCTGCTGGTATAAGCCGATGTATCGTGCGATCTGCCCAATGGCTGCATCCCTCGCCTCGCCAACTTTGACTTCGATCACCGTAGTGATCCCATTGGCGTCAAGGGCCTCGATATCGACTCGGCCAACGTCCGTGGAGACCTAGCGAGCAACATATTCCATCCCAGGCTCGATTTGAGCGAGATTCTGGACCAGATGGCCTTCCAGATCGCGTTCAAGACCTATGCTGGACTGCAGCAGATCATCCGGTCCCTCTTCCGATTCAACCTCATCTCCAGGCTGCCACTCATTCGGCCCGTGTGTCTTCTCGTCGTACAGCACGAATGTCCCGTCCGAGTTCTTGTACAGGTATCGATCAGCGAATGGGTGGTGGATGTATGCTTTCGGGTTGTTGACCTGGCAGGCGTACAAATGCGCTTGGACGGACGACGTCTTCCACTGGCCGGGGTAGTGCTCAGCAATGGCGCGTCTTACCATTTCGCCAGTAACAGGGCCATCCGCCGCCTGGACGTACTGCTTGATCGCTTCAGTCAATGTCATCGCTCTCCCCTTGTTCCGCGAGCGCCACCAGATTGGCGGCAAACTCTGCCCGTCTTCGGGTCATCCACGCGTTGGCCGGTCAGGGAAGGAAGTCGGCGGTTCTGGCCAGCTTCTCGGGGAGGTACTTCTCGATGACCATGTTGAGGCCGTGCTTGGCGAATGCCTGCTGCTCGACCCTCTGGCCGAGCTTGAGCATCTTCTGGATGGCCTTCTGCCACGGCTTGTGATGGCGGAAGAAGGGGTCGTTCTTCATCAGGTCCTTCGCGCGCTTGATGTCGACTTCGGCGAGCGGGTGGGTGGGCAGGTCGTACTGCTCAATGTCGTAGGGCGTCACGCCGAGGAACGTGGCATGCGGCACGCAGAAGAACTCGTTGATGTGGGCGGCGTTGCCGCTGCCGACCTTGAGCGTGCGGTAGATGTTGCCGTAGCCGTAGGGGTCGCCGTCGACGAAGGCATAGACGGGGATCTTGCGCGTCTCGCTCAGGCGGCGGATGAACCGGCGGCAGGCGCGCGTGGGCACGCCGCCCATGGAGACGAGCACGCAGTTCGCCTCGCGCCAGAACGAGTGGTTGTTGAGCCGCTGGAACATGCCGGCGGTCTCGATGGCCAGGATGAACTTCGCCTTCGTGCGGAACTCCAACTCCTCGACGCTGATGGGCACGGAGTAGGCGCCGCTGCCGAACCGCGTGCAGTCGATCTCGATCCGTTCGCCCGTGGTGCGGTCGTGGTCGATGACGACGAGCGCCCCGGCGACCTCGCCGCCTTTTTCTTCGGGGATGAATCCGAGCTGCTCACGGTTGACGCGGAAGAGGGCCTCGATGTCCTCGATGACGGTGTCGGATTCCGGTTGCTGCTCGAAGCGGGCCTCGCCCCAGTTCTTGGAGACGTAGTAGGCCTCTCGCTTGGTCACCTCCTCGTCGGACTCGATGGCCTCCTTCGAGAGCGCCATCATGCGGAGGGTCTGGGCGAAGGTCTTGACCGTGTTGTACGTCAGGGTGCGGGTGATCTGCGCCTTCTTCAGGCGGAAGAAGCCGTCCTTCTCGTCATAGGCCACGTTGCTCAGGGCCCGCTTGGGCAGCCTGAGCGTGGGCTTCTGGCCCCTGTCGATGCGGCTGCTGATGCCGTCGGCGCACTGGATGATCGCGTTCCGGGTCTTGTTGTCGTCCATCGCGACCTTCTGCTCCAAGGGAAGTCAGTCCATTCCGAACGTCAGCATAGGGCTGCGGCGGGGCCGAAATCAACTCCTCGTTCGCCCCGCGCCGGTGGGCGGCGGGGACGAAATCGTCTGGCTCCCGGCGCGCCCATCGAGTATCATGAAGAGGGTGCGGAGGGCAGGGTACCGCGCCTCCGCCGTGCCGCCGTCCGAGGTCATTCGAGGGGTGTCTGAGGATGCGCATCGTCATACGCGCCGGTGGGATTGGGACGCGTCTGTGGCCCTGGAGCCGGTCGGCCCGTCCGAAGCAGTTTCTGCCGCTCACCGAGGGGCGGAGCCCCGTTCAGGTTGCCTATGATCGCTTCCGACAGTCCGGCCTGGCCGGGCCGGATGAGATCTACGTTTCGGTGGGCAAGGACAGCCTGGACCTGGCGTTGAGCCAGTTGCCCGACGTCGAGCGTGACCAGTTCATTGTCGAACCCGTCCTGCGGGACACCGCGGCCGCCGTGGGGCTGGAGACCGTCTACGTGACCGCCCGCGGGGGCGAAGGCATCATCGCCAGCCTGGGCAGCGACCACTACGTGGGCCGGCCGGAGGTGTTCACGCGGGCGCTCGGGGCGGCCGAGACCTTTCTGAAGAAGCACCCCGGCTACCTGGTGGCGATCGCCTGCGAGCCGACGCGCGTCGAGACGAACTACGGCCACATCCGCAAGGGCGAGGTGCTGGAGGAGTGCGACGGCCTGCCCGTCCATCTTGTCACCGAGTTCGTCGAGAAGCCGGAATACCGCCTGGCGGAGTCGTATACGGCCAGCGGCGACTATCTGTGGAACGCCAACTTCTTCGTCTGGACCTCCGAGACGCTCCTGAAGCGGTTCCGACGCCTGGAGCCGGAGATGCACGAGGACCTCATGGAGCTGCGGGAGGCCCTGCAGCGGGGCGACTTCCGCGAGGCGCTCCGCGTCGTCTACTCCCGCATCAAGAAGGTGGCCATCGACTACGCCGTCCTGGAGCCGACGGCCAGGGAGGGGCAGATGGCCGTCATCCCCGTCGCCATGGAGTGGAGCGACATCGGGAGCTGGGCCACCCTGACCGACGCCTACCCGCCCGACGAAGACGGGAACCTGTTCCTGGGGCCCGTGCTGGCCGACGAGACGTTCGACACGACCGTCGTGGTCCGCAACCCGGAGCGCAGGATTGTGGCGACCATCGGCGTGGAGGGCCTGGCCGTCGTGGACACGGGCGACGCGCTGCTCATCTGCCCGAAGGACCAGTGTGCCAAGGTGAAGCGCCTCGTCGAGCGAATGAAGAAGAGCGAACAGTGGCGCGACCTGGTCTGAGCCGGCACCCGCCGTTGTGCACAGACGGACTTTAGGGACCGCAGAGGACGCAGAGGACGCGGAGAACGGCAACGGCGGAGAACGGCAACGAACGGCACGGAAGGCAACGGAGGGTAACGGACGGCAACGGACGGCAACGGACGGCAACGGACGGCTACGGACGGCTACGGGGTGGCAACGGAAGGGACGGACGGGGACGGACGGCAACGGGGGGGCAACGGAAGGGACGGACGGCTACGGACGGCAACGGGGGGCAACGGAAGGGGCGGACGGGGACAGACGGCAAGAGGGGACATCAGAGGGAGCGGGGGCACATATCCTGTGTTTGGCTCTTTGCCGTTCTCTGCGCCCTCTGCGTTCTCTGCGGTGAATCAAGCCGTTGCGGTGAACGCGCGCGTGCCTTGACGGTTCCGGCGACGGTCCGATAGAATGGGGCGCGTCGTTGAGCCTTTCCGCACGCCGACTTGCGCGGTCGTCGCAGGGAGTGCCGATCCGTGGTCCAGGTCAGGGATACGCCGGACGGTCTGGCCGTGCCTCTGCTGGTGGAGCCGGGCGCCGGCCGAAACCGGATCTACGGCGAGCACGACGGCCGGCTGAAGCTGTCGATCACGACCGCGCCCGAGCGCGGCAAGGCCAACAAGGCCGTCTGCCGGTTCCTGGCCGATGCGCTGGGCGTCAGCAAGTCGCAGGTGCGCGTGCTTTCCGGGCACCACTCCCGGTTCAAGGAGGTGTTGATCGAGCGCGTCGGCCGCGACGCGCTCGACGCCATTATCGGTTGAGCCGACCCCGTGGGGGTTCGGCGGCCGCCTCCCGCCCCGGCCAACGGCTGCAGTCCGTCTGTCCCTGCTTGGAAGAGAGTCACACGTGTTTCGCAGAGTGGATACTCAGGTCTCGCTGGTAGACGTCGAGCATCAGATGCTGCGGTTCTGGGACGAGGGCCGCATCTTCGACAAGCTGCGGCGCCAGAACGAGGGCAAGCCCCGCTGGTCCTTCCTGGACGGCCCCATCACGGCCAACAACCCCATGAAGGTGCACCACGCCTGGGGCCGCACGTACAAGGACGTCTACCTGCGCTACCACGCCATGACCGGCCATGAGCAGCGCTATCAGAACGGCTTCGACTGCCAGGGCCTCTGGGTCGAGGTCGAGGTGGAAAAGGAGCTGGGCTTCCAGAGCAAGCGCGACATCGAGGAGTACGGAGTCGCCCGGTTCGTCGAGAAGTGCAAGGAGCGCGTCCGCAAGTTCGCCGCCATCCAGACGGAGCAGTCCATCCGGCTCGGTTACTGGATGGATTGGGACGACTCCTACTACACGATGACGGACGAGAACAACTACACGATCTGGGCCTTCCTCAAGAAGTGCCACGACCGGGGGCTCATCTACATCGGCCGCGACAGCATGCCCTGGTGCCCCCGCTGCGGCACGGGCATCAGCCAGCACGAGATGCACGAGGGCTACGAGGACGTGACCGACGAGGCCGTCTTCGCGCGCCTGCCGCTGCGGGGGCGCGAGGGGGAGTACCTGCTCGTCTGGACCACGACGCCGTGGACGCTCTCGTCCAACGTCGCCTGCGCCGTGCATCCGGAGCTGACCTACGCCCGTGTGCGCCAGGACGGCGACGTCTACTACATCGCCCAGACCTGCCTGCACGAGATGAAGGAACGCGGTGCCATCGAGGTGCTCGGCACGCTCGTCGGCGCCGAGATGGTCGGGTGGACCTACGACGGCCCGTTCGATGAGCTGCCGGCCGCCGCTGAGGCCGTCGCCGCGCACCGTGTGGTCGCCTGGGACCTGGTGACCGGCACCGAGGGCGCGGGCATCGTCCACATCGCGCCGGGCTGCGGCAAGGAGGACTTCGACCTCGGTCGCGAACTCGGCCTGCCCGTCGTGGCGCCGATCGACGAAGAGGGCGTGTTCCTGGACGGTTTCGGTCCGCTGACCGGCCGCGCCGCGTCCGACGTGGTCGAGGTCGTGTTCGCAAGTCTGCGCGAGAAGGGCCTCTACTACAAGCGACAGCCGTACACCCACAGCTACCCCCACTGCTGGCGCTGCAAGACGCCGCTGCTGTTCCGCAATGTCGAGGAATGGTACATCGACATGTCGTGGCGGACGGAGATACGCGACGTGGCCCGGCAGATACGCTGGATTCCCGAGTG
This sequence is a window from Candidatus Brocadiaceae bacterium. Protein-coding genes within it:
- a CDS encoding mannose-1-phosphate guanylyltransferase → MRIVIRAGGIGTRLWPWSRSARPKQFLPLTEGRSPVQVAYDRFRQSGLAGPDEIYVSVGKDSLDLALSQLPDVERDQFIVEPVLRDTAAAVGLETVYVTARGGEGIIASLGSDHYVGRPEVFTRALGAAETFLKKHPGYLVAIACEPTRVETNYGHIRKGEVLEECDGLPVHLVTEFVEKPEYRLAESYTASGDYLWNANFFVWTSETLLKRFRRLEPEMHEDLMELREALQRGDFREALRVVYSRIKKVAIDYAVLEPTAREGQMAVIPVAMEWSDIGSWATLTDAYPPDEDGNLFLGPVLADETFDTTVVVRNPERRIVATIGVEGLAVVDTGDALLICPKDQCAKVKRLVERMKKSEQWRDLV
- a CDS encoding DUF167 domain-containing protein, giving the protein MVQVRDTPDGLAVPLLVEPGAGRNRIYGEHDGRLKLSITTAPERGKANKAVCRFLADALGVSKSQVRVLSGHHSRFKEVLIERVGRDALDAIIG
- a CDS encoding DNA topoisomerase IV subunit A, with protein sequence MDDNKTRNAIIQCADGISSRIDRGQKPTLRLPKRALSNVAYDEKDGFFRLKKAQITRTLTYNTVKTFAQTLRMMALSKEAIESDEEVTKREAYYVSKNWGEARFEQQPESDTVIEDIEALFRVNREQLGFIPEEKGGEVAGALVVIDHDRTTGERIEIDCTRFGSGAYSVPISVEELEFRTKAKFILAIETAGMFQRLNNHSFWREANCVLVSMGGVPTRACRRFIRRLSETRKIPVYAFVDGDPYGYGNIYRTLKVGSGNAAHINEFFCVPHATFLGVTPYDIEQYDLPTHPLAEVDIKRAKDLMKNDPFFRHHKPWQKAIQKMLKLGQRVEQQAFAKHGLNMVIEKYLPEKLARTADFLP
- a CDS encoding MBL fold metallo-hydrolase; amino-acid sequence: MRLHIVYDNTASDGYRAHWGFACLIDGKERVLFDTGTDPAVLQFNMEHAGVDPDSIDKVVLSHDHDDHRDGLAYISANNTRAELFILPTFGPEARTLAGKMTIREVTEPREISPGMHSTGPVEGVAWEQALALETDKGIVLVVGCSHPGVHKLIEAARRFGEIHAVLGGLHDSDRLEALDGIPFVAPCHCTQRTAEVIARFPDTYRKVNAGTVLEF